In the genome of Thunnus maccoyii chromosome 15, fThuMac1.1, whole genome shotgun sequence, one region contains:
- the LOC121912847 gene encoding lactose-binding lectin l-2-like encodes MLLFLFLFGLALGAETPSGDHQLKLQRGNCPMFWYSFNGRCYKYVSTHLTWADAELHCVSEKANLVSIHSLEEQKFVKSLIKNFDHAEGFTWIGLSDTQKEGGWMWSDGSAVHFVFWNSGEPNNYKGHEDCVHNNYGTGRKWNDVPCSKTFPSVCASRILCP; translated from the coding sequence ATGCTTTTATTCCTCTTCTTGTTTGGTCTGGCTCTCGGTGCTGAGACTCCTTCAGGTGACCATCAATTGAAGCTACAGCGTGGTAACTGTCCCATGTTCTGGTACAGCTTCAACGGCCGCTGCTACAAGTATGTCTCCACACATTTGACCTGGGCTGATGCAGAGCTCCACTGTGTGTCAGAGAAGGCCAACCTGGTGTCTATCCACAGTCTGGAAGAACAGAAGTTCGTCAAATCCCTGATTAAGAACTTTGACCATGCTGAGGGATTCACTTGGATCGGACTCAGTGACACCCAGAAGGAAGGAGGATGGATGTGGTCTGATGGATCTGCAGTGCACTTTGTCTTTTGGAATTCAGGAGAGCCAAACAACTATAAAGGACATGAAGACTGTGTTCACAACAACTATGGTACTGGTCGAAAATGGAATGATGTCCCATGTTCTAAAACCTTTCCGTCTGTTTGTGCTTCTCGCATACTCTGTCCTTAG
- the LOC121912857 gene encoding galactose-specific lectin nattectin-like, with product MLLFLFLFGLALGAESPSGDHEMKLQRGNCPMFWFSFNGRCYKYVSTRMTWADADFQCVSESATLVSIHSLEEERFVTSLIKNFDPAQGSTWIGFSDIHKEGRWMWSDGSALDFAFWDDGQPDNYHGKEHCARQNYNSNLKWNDGPCSYTLPFVCASRVCP from the coding sequence ATGCTCTTGTTCCTCTTCTTGTTTGGTCTGGCTCTGGGTGCTGAGTCTCCTTCAGGTGACCATGAGATGAAGCTACAGCGTGGTAACTGTCCCATGTTCTGGTTCAGCTTCAACGGCCGCTGCTACAAGTATGTCTCCACACGTATGACCTGGGCTGATGCAGACTTCCAATGTGTGTCAGAGAGTGCCACCCTGGTGTCTATCCACAGTCTGGAAGAAGAGAGGTTCGTCACATCCCTGATCAAGAACTTTGACCCTGCTCAGGGATCCACCTGGATCGGATTCAGTGACATCCATAAAGAAGGAAGATGGATGTGGTCTGATGGATCTGCATTGGACTTTGCTTTTTGGGACGATGGACAGCCAGACAACTATCATGGAAAGGAACACTGTGCACGCCAAAACTATAACAGTAATCTGAAATGGAATGACGGTCCTTGTTCTTACACATTGCCTTTTGTCTGTGCATCTCGTGTCTGTCCTTAA